TGCTCTTTAGGTGAGCAGCCAGCTTCTTTGCCGTTACCTCGCCAATGTAGCGGATACCGATGGCGTAGAGTACCCTCTCGAAGCCCACCTGCTTAGATGCCTCAATGCTCTTAACAATGTTTTCGGCCGATTTCGTGCCTAGGCGCTCAAGATCCTTAATCTTGTCGACGGATAAGGGGTACAAGTCGGCGATGTCGCTAACCAGTCCGGTGCGGTAAAACAGCTCCACGGTTTCGGAGCCTAGCCCCTCTATATTCATAGCCTTACGGCTGATGTAGTGCTCTATTCGTCCAATGATTTGAGGTGGACATCCAGCATCGTTGGGGCAAAAGTGCTTGGCTTCGCCTTCCTCACGGATTAGCTCGGTGCCGCACTCCGGACAGTGGGTTATATACCTAAAGGGTGATAAGCCTTCCGCCCGCTTAGCCAAATCTACCCCAACAACCTTGGGGATGATTTCGCCTCCCTTTTCCACCAGAACGTAATCACCGATTCGGAGATCAAGAAGTTCTATTTGATCGGCATTGTGCAGCGATGCGCGCTTTACCGTTGTGCCTGCCAGCTGTACGGGCTCTAGGTTGGCTACGGGCGTTATGGCGCCGGTTCTGCCCACCTGAAAGTCGACGCTTAGCAGCTTGGTGGAGGCCTGCTCGGCCTTAAACTTGTAGGCAATGGCCCACTTGGGCGACTTAGCCGTAAAGCCCAAATCTTCCTGGTCGGAAAGGCTGTCAACCTTAATTACGGCGCCATCGGTATCGTAGGGTAGATTCTCGCGTTCTTTATCCCAGTAATGAATAAACTCCTCAACCTCCGCCATGCTGCCGCAAAGGCGCATGTGCTCCGACACCTTGAAGCCCCAGCTGCGCAGCTGCTGAATGTTATGGTAGTGGCTATCGGAAGGAAGCGCTTCGCCTAAGAGGAAGTAGAGAAAGCAGTCGAGGCCGCGCTTGGCTACCACCGACGAGTTTTGCAGCTTCAGCGTGCCAGCTGCGGCGTTGCGCGGATTGGCAAAGGGCTGCTCGCCGATCTCCTCGCGCTCGCTATTCATCCTATCGAACGAGGTGTGAGGCAAAATAATCTCACCCCTAACCTCGAACTCCTGAGGGTACCCCTCGCCACGAAGCTTCAGCGGTACGCTCTTTATTGTTTTCACGTTGGCGGTAACATCATCGCCCTTAACGCCGTCGCCACGGGTTACGGCGCGCACCAGGCTACCGTTTACATAGGTAATGCCGATTGCCGTTCCATCGAATTTAAGTTCGCAGGAGTACTTGGCATTGGGCACCACCTTGCGAACCTTGGCGTCGAAGTCGGCCAGCTCGTCAAAGGAGTAGGCGTTGGAGAGCGAAAGCATTGGGTAGCGGTGCTCCACCTGCTCGAAGGCCTGGTTGCTGTCGTTGCCCACGCGCTGGGTTGGCGAATTGGGGTCTTGGAGCTCGGGGTGCTGCCTTTCCAGCTCCTGCAGCTCCTTCATGTGCATGTCGTACTCGTAGTCGCTTATCGAAGGATTATTGAGCACGTAGTACTCGTAGTTGGCTTGTTCTAAAAGGCTTCTTAATTTCTGGGCTTTGGAGGCGGTATTTTCGGTGGTCATTCGAATCTATTTTAAGCAAAAGTACTTGTTTGTTTTTTGATAAAAAACAACACTAAACCGATGGTTAAGATAAATTATTTCCTTCGATAATTAATATTTTTACGAAAAATGATACGTATGGAAGATCTGGATTTAGAAAAAGAGGAGAAAAGGGAGCTACTCAGCCGTTTTAGAAGCCTATACAAATCGTGCAAACAGAGCAGCTCGCAGGAGGAACTTCTTCTTTTAAAGAAGGCCTTTCGCGTTTCGGCCAATGCCCACAGGGAGAAACGCCGCGAAAATGGCGATCCTTTTATCTTCCATGCCCTAGCCGTAGCCCAAATCGTAGTCGATGAAATCGGCCTTAAGGGTACGGCTGCCATATCGGTTTTGCTCCACGAGACCTCGCGGATTAACGGCTTTGACGACGATGATTTTGCCAAGGAGTACAACCCCGAGGTTGCCACCATCGTTACGGGGCTGAACAAAATCTCTAAAATAGATCCAAAAACCAGCTCGAGCGAGGTGGAGAACTACCGCCAGCTGGTGATATCCTACTCGGCCGATCCACGCGTTATCCTGATAAAGCTGGCCGATAGGCTCGATGTGATGCGCCATCTTTACTTCTTTGCCGATAGCAAGCAGGTGAAGAAGGCCAACGAAACGCTTACCCTATACGCGCCATTGGCGCACCGCCTGGGGCTCTACTCCGTAAAGACGGAGCTCGAGGATCTCTCGCTGAAGTACACCGAACCCGCCGACTACATCAATATCACAACCAAGCTCGAGGAGACCGCCAAGGAGCGTAATACCTACATCGAGAAGTTCGTAAAGCCCATCGTGGCCGGGCTCGACCAGTACGGACAGAAGTACGAGATTAAGAGCCGAACCAAATCGATCTACTCCATCTGGAAAAAGATGAAGAAGCAGAAGATTCCCTTCGAGGAGGTGTTCGACCTGTTCGCCATCCGTATCATCCTCGAAAGCGAGCTGCCCCTCGAAAAGGCCGAGTGCTGGAGGACCTACTCTATCGTTACCGAGAAGTACATCCCCAACCCCGAGCGCATGAGGGACTGGATATCGGTGCCCAAGTCGAACGGCTACGAGAGCCTGCATGCCACCGTCATCGGCCCCGAGGGGAAGTGGGTGGAGGTGCAGATCCGCACCCGCCGCATGGACGAGATCGCCGAAATGGGTATCGCCGCGCACTGGAAGTACAAGGGCATTAGGCAGCAGCAGGGCATCGACGACTGGCTGACCGACCTGCGCAACCTGCTGGAGCAGGCCGAGGACTCGACCGACATGGTGGAGAGCCTAAAGCAGCTGGACAGCTACCAGAAGGAGATCTTCGTGTTTACCCCCAACGGCGACCTCAAGAAGCTCCCCGCCGGGGCAACGGTGCTCGACTTTGCCTTCGAGGTACACTCCAAGCTGGGCGTGTCGTGCGTGGGCGCCAAGGTAAACAACCGCCTGGCCTCCATTAAGGATGCCCTGCGGAATGGCGATCAGGTGGAGATCATCACCTCCAAAAACCAAAAGCCTACGAAGGACTGGCTGTCGTTCGCCATCACCTCTAAGGCGCGCAGCAAGATCAAGCAGAGCCTCAAGGAGGAGGAGCTGAAGGTGGCCAACATCGGCAAGGAGCTCCTGCTGCGCAGGCTCAAAAACTGGAAGCTGGAGCTTACCGACGAGATGGCCTCGCAGTTCATCAAAAAGAATAAGATTAAGTCGATTACCGAGTTCTACGCCATGCTGGCCAACGAGAAGATCGACATTGCCGATATCAAGACCTACATCGAAACCGCAGACCAGGTTGAGGAGAAGAGCAGCGCGTCCGAGATTGCCTACGCTCAGCCCAAAGAGCAGGAGAGCGGCGACTTTCTGATTATCGACGAGCGCCTGGCCAACGTGGACTACAAGCTGGCCACCTGCTGCAACCCCATCTTTGGCGACGACATCTTTGGCTTTGTAACCATCAGCCACGGCATCAAGATCCACCGCGCCACCTGCCCGAACGCCAAGAGCATGCTGGAGCGCTACCCCTACCGCATCGTGAAGGCCAAGTGGCAGCAGACGCGCGAGTCGAGCTCGTTCCAAACCACCATCCGCATCATCGGCGAGGACCAGATTGGGCTCTTCAACCGCATCTCGGAGGTGCTCACCAAGGAGCTGAAGGTGAGCCTGCGCTCGGCCTCGTTCGACACCAAGGGCGGCGTTTTCGAGGGGAAGATCAAGGTGTTCGTGGGCAACATCAAGCAGCTGGACATGATTATCCACCGCATCAACCGCATCAAGGGGGTGATCAGGGCCAGCCGCGTGGCCACCTCGGCCGAGTAGGAAATTTCATACAAGCTTTATACGGACTAGACCTGACAGATTTTAAAAACCTGTCAGGTCTTTTTGTAAGTGTAGGTCTTTACAAAATGTGGAAGGCTGCCTACTCAGTAGATAGACCTCCGCAAAAATGTGGAAGGCTACCTACTCAGTAGATAGCCTTCCGCAAAAATGTTGAAACCTCCCTACTCAGTAGATAGGCTTGCGCAAAAATGTTGAAGCCTCCCTACTCAGTAGATAGGCTTGCGCAAAAATGTTGAAGCCTGCCGGTTCAGCCGAGAGGCTTGCGCAAAAATGCTGAGGCCTGCCGGTTCAGCCGATAGGCTTCCGCAAAAATGTTGAAGCCTGCCGGTTCAGCCGAGAGGCTTGCGCAAAAATGCTGAGGCCTGCCGGTTCAGCCGATAGGCTTCCGCAAAAATGTTGAAGGCTGCCGGTTCAGCCGAGAGGCTTGCGCAAAAATGTTTGGGATCATTTGGGATGAAAAGACATTCCCGAATTTATGTAGGGAGCCGCGATGAATCGCGGCTCTACAGAAACAGGAAAGGCGCCCTCTCGGACGCCTTTCTTTCGTTATCATCATTGCTGGATTACCTGCGTTTGAAGAGTTCGTTGAGTTTCTTTTTAGCCGCATCCTTGAGCTGGTCTTCGCTCTTCTTTTTGGCCGTATCGGTTTTCGATCCGCCAATTACCTTATCGAGCAGCTTATTGGCCTGCTTGGTTACCTCCTTGGTGGCCTCCTGCTTCACCTTATCCTGAACGGCCTGCTTCACCTCCGACTGCACGGTCTTGCCGCCGGCGCTGGTTACGCTAAGCAACTTCACCGAAGGCTTGCTGTAGGTACCGGTAACGCCAAGGGTCACCTTCATGTCGCCCGAAGCTGCGCTTGATCCTAGGTATCGGCTCATGGCGCTGTTCAGCGATTTGGTAACGGCATTGGCCGGAACGTCCATCAGCAGGTTGTAGTTGATGCCGCCATCGAGCGAGGTGTAGCCGCTGACGGTGGTCTTACGGCCGTGCATCGAGATGTCAAATGGCTTCACCGACAGCTTGCCATTTTCGAGGGTTGTCGATAGGGCCAGCTCCCTGAGCTCGGTCATCGTACCGGCCGTGGTTGGCTTGGAGAACTGGGCCACCAGCGAGGTTAGCTTGGTATCCTTAAGCGTTCCGCTAAGGATTTTCACCAGCCCGCCGCCGTTCATCGAGGCCACGTTGGGCATCATATCCTTGGTAAGATCACCCTTCAGGTTGTAGTTAAGATCCATGTTACCCACCACGTACTGCGAAATCGGCGCGTACTTCTGGATGGTTTCAAACGTTTCAAAGGCCTTAGGGATGGATATCGATTTCACGCCAAGGTTGAAGTCGAAGGTTGGCTTCTTCACGTCGGAGTCGAAGGTACCCTTAACGTTTACCAGCCCGCCGATGATGCCCATGTTGGCATCCTTGATGGTCATGATGCCCTTCGAGATGCTTACCAGCGCGTTTACGTTGTCGGCAACAATCTTGTCGTAGGTAAACTTGCCGATGTGGGCCTTAAGGTCGAAGTCGATGTTCTTGGGGATCATCGAAACCGAGGTGCTCGTCTCCGACTTGGTTGGCTGTGCAGCCTGCTGCTTGGCCACGGCCTCCTTATCGGCAGGGGTCATCCACTCGTTGGCGTTGAAGGTTGGGATATTTACGTTAAGATTTCCGCCCAGCACGCCATCTGGCTTAAACAGGAATCCCATATAGTTGGATACGCTTCCGGTAGCCGAAATTTGGCTGCTGCCCACCTTCGACTCAAACTTGGTAAGGTTGATCGATGCAGGGTTGAACACCACCGCAGCGGTGCTAATGGTAACGCCCTGCTTAAAGGCTGGGCTCGAATACGAGAAGTTCGATACGTTCATGTTACCCGAAGCCTTAACGTTGGCGTAGCGCTTGGCGGTAACGTCGGATAGCTTACCGGAGGTAGCCAGGTTAGCCTTAACCCTCCCCTTAAGCGTCATATCCTTTAGGTTGAAAATTTTGGCAATCTTTTCCAGATCCACGCCACCGGCAACCTTTACGTTCCAGGCAAGGTCCTTGATGTTTTGCACGCTACCGGTAGCCGTCAGGCTTTCGCCGGCAAGCAGCATGTTGAAGTTGCCAATCTGAACAACGGTGTTCACCGCCTTACCGGTGGTGTTGGAGGCCGTCATGGCAAAGTTGAGGTTCTGGAGCGGCGTAGGCAGCAGCTTATTCTGCACAAAACCGTTGGTAAGCTTCGCCGAAGCGGCAAGTATTGGGAATGCCCCCGTCTTATCGTCGTAAACGCCCTTGGCGTTAAGCGCCAGGTCGAAGATCCCCTTAATGGTCATCCCCTCTATTGGGAATGCCGAAGTTAGCTCTCCAAGGTTCAGGCGAGCATTCACCTTAGCATCTACAGGGAAGTTTCTCAGGTTAGCCACCTTCAGGTAGCCATCAAATGGGTTGGTTCCAATCTTAAAGCTAAACTTGTTAAGGTTGATGGAGGTGCTTGGGATAAGCCCATCCTTGTTGTCAACGTTCAGGTCGATGTTGATGTCCTTAATCGCCTCCGACACCTTTGGATACTTAAACGAGGCATTCTTGGCAACCAGTTTCACGCCAAAAGCAGGCAGTAGGCTATCCTTGTAGGTTCCCTTAGCGTATCCGCTGAAGTCGAAGTCGCCATCAGCCTTAATATCGCCGAAGCTCTCGGTGTACACGCCAGGAACCAGCGATAGCAGCCCCTTAAACGAGTTATCGAGCGCCTTAAAGGTAACGTCCATCTTTACGGCATTCTGCTGCGCCAGCTGCACCCAGCCGTCGAAGCCAAAGTTGAAATCGTTAACCTTAATGGAGTTTTCCTTAAAGGTGTACTTCTTGTTGTTCATGTCCATGTTCACCACAAAGTTCAGGTCGAGCGACTTGTTGGAGAGGTACTCAGTACCGTTCATGGCTACGGTAGCCTTATCGGCGGTAAGCTTGGTGGTAAGGTCGAAAACATTTTCAGCCAAATCGCCGCTACCGGTAATGTTTAGGTTCTTAACGCTGGCAAACATCTTCGACTTCTGGTCGCTGTAGATGATGTCGGCATTCTTAAGCGATAGTTCCTTTAGGCGAAACTTAACGGGTTCCGATTTGGTGGTATCAGCCTTCTTGGTGGTATCGGGCTTTGGCTTGTAGATATCGTAGTTAGCCTTGCCGTTGGGCAGCACCATTACGTTAAGCTTTGGATTATCGAGGATAATCTTGTTCACCTCGATGCGCCCCGAGCTGATCAGCGCAAATATGTTAACCGTAACCTCAAACTTCTTCAGGCTAACAAGCGTATCGCCCTTAAACTCTTCGCGCCCCACAACGCTCAGATCCTCGAGCGCAAGGGTAAAGTTGGGGAAGTGGCTAAACATGCCGAGGCTCAGCCCATCCTGTGGAAACTTCACATCCGCATTGATATTCTCTGCGATAAACTTATCCGCAGCTTGCTTTATCGTTGGCTTAAATAGGTATGGCAGAATTAGCATCGCTAATATCAGCACCCCTAAAATTGAACCAAGAATAATCAGGAGCTTCTTCTTCTTCATTCGAATATATTCTAATGGTTATTTTAACCCAAAACTAGTGAAATTTCGCAGCAATAGCCTTTCCCAACTAGTAATAAGCGCTAAGTTTTGCGGCCTTTTGTGAATCAGTAAAAAGACAGAAGGGATCAATCCGAAAATTCGGTGAGGATATAAATAGAAAAAGGGATAGCAATTTTAATTGCTATCCCTTTTCATTTGTGCTCAGGATGAGACTCGAACTCACACGGGCTAACGCCCACTACCCCCTCAAAGTAGCGTGTATACCAATTTCACCACCTGAGCATTTGCTTTAATCAACTTGCGTACCCGGAACAGGACTCGAACCTGCACGCTATTGCTAACACTAGTCCCTGAAACTAGCGCGTCTACCAATTCCGCCATCCGGGCATTGCTTGTGTCAGCGTTTCAAAGATTGACGGTGCAAAAGTATAGATTTTTCGGGTATCTGCAAGGATTTCGCTGAAAAAAGCTACACTTTTTTAGGATTGAAAAACAAATGGAGAATGGGCTTTAACCATTCTCCATTTATTCTTATTGACTTACAAGTTTACCTGCTATAGGTTTGTTTCTACGTAATTCAAAAATTTGGTGTAGAGCTGCAGCCTTGTTTTGCCCCCGTAGATGCTGTGGTTCTTATCGGGGTAAACCATCATATCGTACTGCTTGTTGGCCTGAATGAGCTTGGAGACGAACTCAAAGGAGTTTTGGATATGCACGTTATCGTCGGCGGTGCCGTGTACGATTAGTAGCTTGCCCTTAAGCTTATCGGCGTGGTTGATGGGCGAGTTATCGTCGTAGCCGCTGGGGTTGTCGTTGGGTAGGCCGTTGAAGCGCTCGGTGTAAACGCTATCGTAGAAGCGCCAGTTGGTAACGGGAGCAACGGCAATAGCCATCTTGAAGATGTCGGCACCCTGTAGGATGGCGTTGAGCGACATAAAGCCTCCGAAGCTCCATCCCCAAATGCCGATGCGGCTTTTATCAACGTAGGATAAAGATCCTACGTACTTGGCGGTGCTGATTTGATCGATCACCTCTAGCTTGCCGAGTTGCCCGTAGGTTTGCTTGCGGAATGCTTCGCCACGGGCACCCGTTCCGCGACCATCGACGCAAACAACTAGGTATCCCTTTTGGGCAAGTACGTTCTCCCACCCTAGCCCCCAGCGGTCGAGCACCTCCTGCGAGTTAGGACCGCTGTACTGGGTCA
This window of the uncultured Acetobacteroides sp. genome carries:
- a CDS encoding RelA/SpoT family protein translates to MEDLDLEKEEKRELLSRFRSLYKSCKQSSSQEELLLLKKAFRVSANAHREKRRENGDPFIFHALAVAQIVVDEIGLKGTAAISVLLHETSRINGFDDDDFAKEYNPEVATIVTGLNKISKIDPKTSSSEVENYRQLVISYSADPRVILIKLADRLDVMRHLYFFADSKQVKKANETLTLYAPLAHRLGLYSVKTELEDLSLKYTEPADYINITTKLEETAKERNTYIEKFVKPIVAGLDQYGQKYEIKSRTKSIYSIWKKMKKQKIPFEEVFDLFAIRIILESELPLEKAECWRTYSIVTEKYIPNPERMRDWISVPKSNGYESLHATVIGPEGKWVEVQIRTRRMDEIAEMGIAAHWKYKGIRQQQGIDDWLTDLRNLLEQAEDSTDMVESLKQLDSYQKEIFVFTPNGDLKKLPAGATVLDFAFEVHSKLGVSCVGAKVNNRLASIKDALRNGDQVEIITSKNQKPTKDWLSFAITSKARSKIKQSLKEEELKVANIGKELLLRRLKNWKLELTDEMASQFIKKNKIKSITEFYAMLANEKIDIADIKTYIETADQVEEKSSASEIAYAQPKEQESGDFLIIDERLANVDYKLATCCNPIFGDDIFGFVTISHGIKIHRATCPNAKSMLERYPYRIVKAKWQQTRESSSFQTTIRIIGEDQIGLFNRISEVLTKELKVSLRSASFDTKGGVFEGKIKVFVGNIKQLDMIIHRINRIKGVIRASRVATSAE
- the ligA gene encoding NAD-dependent DNA ligase LigA, with product MTTENTASKAQKLRSLLEQANYEYYVLNNPSISDYEYDMHMKELQELERQHPELQDPNSPTQRVGNDSNQAFEQVEHRYPMLSLSNAYSFDELADFDAKVRKVVPNAKYSCELKFDGTAIGITYVNGSLVRAVTRGDGVKGDDVTANVKTIKSVPLKLRGEGYPQEFEVRGEIILPHTSFDRMNSEREEIGEQPFANPRNAAAGTLKLQNSSVVAKRGLDCFLYFLLGEALPSDSHYHNIQQLRSWGFKVSEHMRLCGSMAEVEEFIHYWDKERENLPYDTDGAVIKVDSLSDQEDLGFTAKSPKWAIAYKFKAEQASTKLLSVDFQVGRTGAITPVANLEPVQLAGTTVKRASLHNADQIELLDLRIGDYVLVEKGGEIIPKVVGVDLAKRAEGLSPFRYITHCPECGTELIREEGEAKHFCPNDAGCPPQIIGRIEHYISRKAMNIEGLGSETVELFYRTGLVSDIADLYPLSVDKIKDLERLGTKSAENIVKSIEASKQVGFERVLYAIGIRYIGEVTAKKLAAHLKSIDAIIAASYDELVQVEEVGAKIAESIQYHFSEPKNLEQVRRLREFGVQMEQKEVERASDKLKGFTFVISGTFDIPRDDIKRMIEDNGGKMLSSISGNLSYLVVGENMGPSKLEKANKLGIKMINLDELYTLINK
- a CDS encoding AsmA-like C-terminal region-containing protein, with translation MKKKKLLIILGSILGVLILAMLILPYLFKPTIKQAADKFIAENINADVKFPQDGLSLGMFSHFPNFTLALEDLSVVGREEFKGDTLVSLKKFEVTVNIFALISSGRIEVNKIILDNPKLNVMVLPNGKANYDIYKPKPDTTKKADTTKSEPVKFRLKELSLKNADIIYSDQKSKMFASVKNLNITGSGDLAENVFDLTTKLTADKATVAMNGTEYLSNKSLDLNFVVNMDMNNKKYTFKENSIKVNDFNFGFDGWVQLAQQNAVKMDVTFKALDNSFKGLLSLVPGVYTESFGDIKADGDFDFSGYAKGTYKDSLLPAFGVKLVAKNASFKYPKVSEAIKDINIDLNVDNKDGLIPSTSINLNKFSFKIGTNPFDGYLKVANLRNFPVDAKVNARLNLGELTSAFPIEGMTIKGIFDLALNAKGVYDDKTGAFPILAASAKLTNGFVQNKLLPTPLQNLNFAMTASNTTGKAVNTVVQIGNFNMLLAGESLTATGSVQNIKDLAWNVKVAGGVDLEKIAKIFNLKDMTLKGRVKANLATSGKLSDVTAKRYANVKASGNMNVSNFSYSSPAFKQGVTISTAAVVFNPASINLTKFESKVGSSQISATGSVSNYMGFLFKPDGVLGGNLNVNIPTFNANEWMTPADKEAVAKQQAAQPTKSETSTSVSMIPKNIDFDLKAHIGKFTYDKIVADNVNALVSISKGIMTIKDANMGIIGGLVNVKGTFDSDVKKPTFDFNLGVKSISIPKAFETFETIQKYAPISQYVVGNMDLNYNLKGDLTKDMMPNVASMNGGGLVKILSGTLKDTKLTSLVAQFSKPTTAGTMTELRELALSTTLENGKLSVKPFDISMHGRKTTVSGYTSLDGGINYNLLMDVPANAVTKSLNSAMSRYLGSSAASGDMKVTLGVTGTYSKPSVKLLSVTSAGGKTVQSEVKQAVQDKVKQEATKEVTKQANKLLDKVIGGSKTDTAKKKSEDQLKDAAKKKLNELFKRR